A window of Peromyscus eremicus chromosome 7, PerEre_H2_v1, whole genome shotgun sequence contains these coding sequences:
- the LOC131915657 gene encoding tripartite motif-containing protein 43-like: protein METNISQAFQKELTCFICLSCLIEPVTVSCGHSFCRACLHLSWEDIQPPVPCPMCRKPSQKKGLRTNIVLKKLVSIVRQTSLMKDLSSEEHKCMTHKETKKIFCAENRIFLCQPCSNSHEHRGHRHCPIEAAAESQMEQLLKQMASLWEKILENQENLKAENRMTTLWMDYLTLREEMIRTEYRKLHPLFCEEEEKHIESMRNEGQRVLEKLRTSEAMMIQKSKELRETYQELMAMSQEPYVVLLQVLDDIIRRNESLELSMPQAVKLELNALPITGLIENYKHFQVHIFFENIIVLYYKMNLFNVMRRFIFRPHHKDTSVNSAGSCLASWGSQSFISGKYYWELELKDSWDWAVGVCKDSWLRSRNQMNECEGAFLLVCVKEDNQYSLLTTCPVFQHYIEKPLGRVGVFLDCEDGCLSFMNVAKSSLIYRYPPDTFNYPVKPYFSRGQT, encoded by the exons atggaaacaaacatctcacaagccttccagaaagaactcacctgcttcatctgcctgagctgccttataGAGCCAGTCACtgtaagctgtggccacagcttctgtcgagcctgcctccacctttcctgggaagacatccaACCTCCTGTCCCATGCCCTATGTGCAGGAAACCATCTCAGAAGAAGGGCTTGAGAACTAacattgttctgaagaagctggtgtccattgtcaGACAaaccagcctcatgaaggacctgagctctgaggagcataagtgtatgacacacaaagagacaaagaagatcttctgtgctgagaacaggatcttcctctgtcaaccctgctctaactcccatgagcacagaggacacagacactgtcccattgaagcagctgctgagagTCAAATG GAACAACTTCTAAAgcaaatggcatctttatgggaaaAGATCctagaaaatcaagagaatttaaaggcagagaacagaatgacAACTCTGTGGATG GACTACTTGACTCtccgggaagaaatgatcaggacagaGTATAGAAAGCTACATCCACtcttctgtgaagaggaagagaaacatattgagtctatgagaaatgaaggccaacgtgttttagagaaactcaggacaagtgaagccatgatgatccaaaagagcaaagaactaagagaaacATAtcaggagctgatggcaatgtcccaggagccatatgtggtcctgctgcag GTTTTGGATGACATAATCAGAAG GAATGAGTCATTggagctgagcatgccccaggctGTGAAACTAGAACTCaatgccctacccatcactggactgattGAAAATTATAAGCACTTCCAAG TGCAcatcttctttgaaaatataattgtactctattacaagatgaacctatttAATGTTATGAGAAGATTCATCTTCAGACCTCACCATAAGGATACATCTGTGAATTCTGCTGGATCCTGCTTGGCTTCCTGGGGATCACAGAgcttcatctcagggaaatattactgggagctGGAATTGAAGGACTCTTGGGATTGGGCTGTgggggtctgtaaggattcctggttaaggagtagaaaccaaatgaatgaatgtgaaggtgcctttcttcttgtgtgtgtgaaggaggatAATCaatacagtctcctcaccacatgcccagttttCCAACACTACATAGAGAAGCCACTGGGCCGAGTTGGTGTAttccttgattgtgaggatggatgtttaagtttcatgaatgttgccaagagttccctcatatacAGGTATCCTCCTGACACCTTCAATTATCCTGTCAAGCCTTACTTCTCCAGGGGCCAAACATGA